The following are from one region of the Gambusia affinis linkage group LG02, SWU_Gaff_1.0, whole genome shotgun sequence genome:
- the lysmd2 gene encoding lysM and putative peptidoglycan-binding domain-containing protein 2 encodes MAEFSPVLPMRDGGGGRLAQPIFPRSRSGSESESELSQSLARTKIRSYGSTASVTASLGEKYIEHRVTDSDTLQGIALKYGVTMEQIKRANKLFSNDCIFLRNSLNIPVASEKRSIFNGLSLESPDGDGDGETANQDAHVPHVMMQDIEGPSPPSSPPPEISNAPQPQPQPEELSAKDFLHRLDLQIKQSKQAAQRLKEEEVRNNEEEDNAAPKTSYHEL; translated from the exons ATGGCGGAGTTCTCTCCCGTCCTGCCGATGCGGGATGGAGGGGGAGGTCGACTTGCTCAGCCCATCTTCCCGCGGTCCAGGTCGGGTTCCGAGTCCGAAAGCGAACTGTCCCAGAGCCTGGCCCGGACCAAGATCCGTTCGTACGGAAGTACAGCCAGCGTCACTGCATCCCTGGGGGAGAAATACATAGAGCATCGGGTTACAGACAGCGATACTCTGCAGGGGATTGCTCTCAAATACGGTGTGACG ATGGAGCAAATCAAACGAGCCAACAAGCTGTTCAGCAACGACTGCATCTTCTTGAGGAACAGCCTCAACATCCCCGTGGCGTCAGAGAAGCGCTCCATTTTTAACGGACTGTCTCTGGAGTCTCCTGACGGGGACGGGGACGGGGAGACGGCAAACCAGGACGCACACGTACCCCATGTTATGATGCAGGACATCGAGGGACCCTCGCCGCCCTCATCGCCGCCTCCCGAGATCTCCAACGCCCCCCAGCCTCAGCCTCAGCCCGAGGAGCTGTCAGCCAAAGACTTCTTGCACAGACTGGACTTGCAAATCAAACAGTCAAAGCAGGCTGCACAGAGACTGAAGGAAGAGGAAGTAAG gaaCAACGAGGAGGAGGACAACGCGGCCCCCAAAACGTCGTACCATGAGCTTTAA